A window of the Chitinophagaceae bacterium genome harbors these coding sequences:
- a CDS encoding T9SS C-terminal target domain-containing protein, giving the protein MYSSVKSTFLALLLVLPFTSFGQSILSENFETNPFNNGWTAEQAAGSDGWGWGTTSSLSSAFFGIQDSPDGTNVVAANDDRCNCNASQDYLISPSFSLAGISGEVKLLFELYFLGGSYDGDTETAFLQISTDGGATYSNLMNLQGSESWQTVMVDLDSYAGYSDVRLRFHYNDNGGWLYGAALNSVNVFIPEPYDLRLVSVDIPEFLNIGYYDLDGRVINFGTEPLTSFDVSWNRGGTVYTSTISGINIEFGETYDFTHDTKLDLAVAQDYTITVAVDKPNGQDITTLTDNEIQKNITAIDVVVSKNVVIEQHTGAWCQFCPDGSYILRNIRENHDNAITVSIHNGDAMAFADGNTVGSEFVSGYPTGTIDRFQFPGQSGVDASRTTWENRYLERLGATVPFTVSAENTYDASSRMITVDMEVTSHSSFEGEPRLNVFIVEDSVTGTGSGYNQANAYNNQSGHPYQGAGNPIVGYNHMNVARAFLGGPWGEINSLPTSIASGETFSYQFTYTIPAGYDEDQIRVVALVQNFSSDGNDREIFNAVEMSLNESAENEVFQIVLSAEEADLVNDKMQIKIYPNPTSDKVNMAFVLKEQGNLTIDIIDLLGKSVKTVDYGMHYPGYYTETLNVNNLNSGVYFINIRNADSIVTKRLIVQ; this is encoded by the coding sequence ATGTATAGTAGTGTTAAATCAACTTTCTTAGCCTTATTACTTGTCCTCCCTTTTACATCTTTTGGACAGTCAATTTTATCGGAAAATTTCGAAACGAATCCTTTTAATAACGGTTGGACAGCTGAACAGGCTGCAGGCTCAGACGGATGGGGGTGGGGAACCACATCTTCATTATCCAGTGCTTTTTTTGGGATTCAGGACTCGCCGGACGGCACAAATGTGGTGGCAGCAAATGATGACAGATGTAATTGTAATGCAAGTCAGGATTACCTTATATCTCCGTCTTTTAGCTTAGCCGGGATTTCCGGGGAAGTTAAACTCTTATTTGAACTCTACTTTTTAGGAGGTTCGTATGATGGGGATACTGAAACCGCTTTTTTGCAGATATCAACAGATGGTGGTGCTACTTATAGCAATTTGATGAATTTACAAGGGTCGGAAAGCTGGCAAACAGTTATGGTCGATTTGGATAGCTATGCAGGTTATTCGGACGTAAGATTGAGATTTCATTATAATGACAATGGAGGCTGGTTGTACGGTGCAGCTTTAAACAGCGTGAATGTATTCATTCCTGAACCATATGACTTAAGGCTTGTAAGTGTCGATATACCTGAATTTTTAAATATTGGCTATTATGATTTAGATGGAAGGGTTATAAATTTTGGAACAGAGCCATTAACTTCTTTTGATGTTAGCTGGAATAGAGGAGGTACTGTATATACTTCAACTATTTCCGGTATAAATATTGAATTTGGAGAAACATATGATTTTACTCATGATACCAAACTTGATTTAGCCGTTGCACAGGATTATACAATCACTGTTGCAGTTGACAAACCAAATGGTCAGGACATTACTACATTAACAGATAATGAAATTCAGAAAAACATTACGGCAATTGATGTGGTGGTTTCTAAAAATGTAGTGATTGAACAACATACAGGTGCATGGTGTCAGTTTTGTCCGGACGGATCCTATATATTAAGAAATATCAGAGAAAATCATGATAATGCAATTACGGTTAGTATTCATAATGGCGATGCTATGGCTTTTGCAGATGGCAACACCGTAGGAAGTGAATTTGTAAGCGGATACCCTACAGGAACTATAGATAGATTTCAATTTCCGGGTCAAAGTGGTGTAGATGCGAGTAGAACTACATGGGAAAATCGCTATTTAGAAAGATTAGGTGCAACAGTACCATTTACAGTAAGCGCTGAAAACACCTATGACGCATCTTCCAGAATGATAACAGTTGATATGGAAGTAACTTCTCACAGTAGTTTTGAAGGAGAACCCAGACTAAATGTCTTTATAGTGGAAGATAGTGTAACAGGAACCGGGTCGGGGTATAATCAGGCAAATGCCTATAATAACCAATCCGGTCATCCTTATCAAGGTGCCGGAAATCCAATTGTAGGTTATAATCACATGAATGTAGCCAGAGCTTTTTTGGGAGGTCCGTGGGGAGAAATAAACTCATTACCTACATCAATAGCTAGTGGAGAAACTTTCTCTTACCAGTTTACTTATACCATTCCTGCCGGATATGACGAAGATCAAATACGTGTAGTTGCACTTGTTCAAAACTTTTCTTCTGACGGGAATGACAGGGAAATTTTTAATGCTGTAGAAATGTCACTCAACGAAAGTGCTGAAAATGAAGTTTTTCAAATTGTTCTTAGTGCTGAAGAAGCTGATTTAGTAAATGACAAAATGCAGATTAAAATTTATCCAAACCCAACATCTGACAAAGTGAATATGGCTTTTGTTCTTAAAGAGCAAGGTAATTTAACAATAGATATAATAGATTTGCTTGGTAAATCAGTAAAAACTGTTGACTACGGAATGCATTATCCCGGGTATTATACTGAAACTTTAAATGTAAACAATTTAAATAGCGGAGTTTATTTTATTAATATCAGAAATGCTGATAGTATTGTAACAAAAAGATTGATAGTTCAATAA